One genomic window of Saccopteryx bilineata isolate mSacBil1 chromosome 4, mSacBil1_pri_phased_curated, whole genome shotgun sequence includes the following:
- the LOC136334214 gene encoding large ribosomal subunit protein uL15: MPSRLRKTRKLRGHVSHGHGRIGKHRKHPGGRGNAGGLHHHRINFDKYHPGYFGKVGMRHYHLKRNQSFCPTVNLDKLWTLVSEQTRVNAAKNKTGAAPIIDVVRSGYYKVLGKGKLPKQPVIVKAKFFSRRAEEKIKGVGGACVLVA, encoded by the coding sequence ATGCCATCCAGACTGAGGAAGACCCGGAAACTTCGGGGCCACGTGAGCCACGGCCACGGCCGCATCGGCAAACACAGAAAGCACCCGGGAGGCCGAGGTAATGCTGGTGGCCTGCATCATCACAGGATCAACTTCGACAAATATCACCCAGGTTACTTTGGGAAAGTTGGGATGAGACATTACCACTTAAAGAGGAACCAGAGCTTCTGCCCAACTGTTAACCTTGATAAACTGTGGACGTTGGTCAGTGAGCAGACACGGGTAAATGCTGCCAAAAATAAGACTGGAGCTGCTCCTATCATTGATGTGGTGCGATCGGGCTACTACAAAGTCCTCGGGAAGGGAAAGCTCCCAAAGCAGCCTGTCATTGTGAAAGCCAAATTCTTCAGCAGAAGAGCTGAGGAGAAGATTAAGGGTGTTGGTGGGGCCTGTGTCTTAGTAGCTTGA